The Longimicrobium sp. genome contains the following window.
GGGTGACCGCGCTTTCCTTCACCTGATCGAACCCTATTGGGAACGATCATGCGAGAAACGGGTATTCGTTCCCTATAGGGGCTGAAATGACCGAAACACCGCGATCGGACCCTTTAGGGAACGAAGAGCAGGTTTCGGGGGTTTCGGACCCTAAAGGGAACGAAGATTCACCCGCGAGCGGCCCATCCATGACAGCAGACGAGCTTCCCATGCGCGACCTGCAGGACCTTGCCGAGGTGGTCCGGCGGCGGCGCCGTGAGGAAAACCTTACGTTTGACCAGGCAGCGGACCGGTTCGGCGTGGGGCGGCGGCTGCTGGTGGAACTGGAGAAAGGGAAGCGGAACGTGCGCGCGAACACGATGCTCGACCTGCTTCAGTTGCTGGGCTACGACGTCGTGCTGCGCCGCCGGGGTGGCGGCGGGCAGGAAGGGTGATCGGGCGATGCTCGACGTGTACCTGTACGATTTTCTGGTCGGCCACATCCGCGAAG
Protein-coding sequences here:
- a CDS encoding helix-turn-helix domain-containing protein, encoding MRDLQDLAEVVRRRRREENLTFDQAADRFGVGRRLLVELEKGKRNVRANTMLDLLQLLGYDVVLRRRGGGGQEG